A genomic stretch from Bos mutus isolate GX-2022 chromosome 4, NWIPB_WYAK_1.1, whole genome shotgun sequence includes:
- the FEZF1 gene encoding fez family zinc finger protein 1 isoform X2, which yields MDSSCHNATAKMLATAPARGNVMNTSKPLAFSIERIMARTPEPKALPVPHFLQGAVPKGDPKHSLHLNSSIPCMIPFVPVAYDTNPKAGMTGAEPRKASLEAPGAPASAPAAPAFSCSDLLNCALSLKSDLARDALPLQQYKLPKTYLAERNKLVVPAVEKYPSGVAFKDLSQAQLQHYMKESAQLLSEKIAFKTSDFSRGSPNTKPKVFTCEVCGKVFNAHYNLTRHMPVHTGARPFVCKVCGKGFRQASTLCRHKIIHTQEKPHKCNQCGKAFNRSSTLNTHTRIHAGYKPFVCEFCGKGFHQKGNYKNHKLTHSGEKQFKCNICNKAFHQVYNLTFHMHTHNDKKPFTCPTCGKGFCRNFDLKKHVRKLHDSGLGLPRPSAGEPGADPSPPLQPPPPPATLPPLPPPLPPPGPLQPGLHPGHQ from the exons ATGGACAGTAGCTGCCACAACGCGACTGCCAAAATGTTAGCGACTGCTCCGGCCCGGGGCAACGTGATGAACACCTCCAAACCCTTGGCTTTCTCCATCGAAAGAATCATGGCACGCACCCCCGAGCCCAAAGCCCTGCCCGTCCCCCACTTCCTGCAGGGAGCCGTGCCCAAAGGGGACCCCAAGCACTCGCTGCATCTTAACTCGTCGATCCCCTGCATGATCCCCTTCGTGCCTGTGGCGTACGACACGAACCCCAAGGCGGGGATGACGGGCGCAGAGCCCCGAAAGGCGAGTCTCGAGGCTCCGGGGGCCCCGGCCTCAGCACCCGCGGCGCCCGCGTTCAGCTGCAGCGACCTGCTCAACTGCGCGCTGAGTCTCAAGAGTGACCTGGCCCGCGACGCGCTACCGCTGCAGCAGTACAAGCTG CCAAAAACGTATTTAGCCGAAAGGAATAAACTGGTGGTCCCGGCGGTGGAGAAGTACCCCTCGGGAGTAGCTTTCAAAGACTTGTCTCAGGCTCAGCTGCAGCACTACATGAAAGAAAGCGCCCAGCTTCTGTCGGAAAAAATAGCATTCAAAACCTCTGACTTCAGCCGAGGCTCTCCTAACACCAAACCCAAAGTTTTCACTTGCGAAGTGTGTGGAAAG GTCTTTAACGCGCACTATAACTTAACCCGTCACATGCCGGTGCACACAGGAGCCAGACCCTTCGTTTGCAAAGTGTGTGGAAAGGGCTTCAGGCAAGCCAGCACCCTGTGCAGACACAAGATCATTCACACCCAG GAAAAACCCCATAAATGTAACCAGTGTGGCAAAGCGTTTAATAGAAGTTCTACTTTAAACACGCATACCCGAATACACGCAGGCTACAAACCGTTTGTGTGTGAATTCTGTGGCAAAGGATTTCATCAAAAAG GGAATTACAAAAACCACAAGCTGACCCACAGCGGGGAGAAGCAGTTCAAGTGCAATATTTGCAACAAGGCTTTCCATCAGGTTTACAACCTCACGTTCCACATGCACACCCACAACGACAAGAAGCCCTTCACCTGCCCCACGTGCGGCAAGGGCTTCTGCCGGAACTTTGACCTCAAGAAGCACGTCCGGAAGCTACACGACAGCGGCCTCGGGCTGCCGCGCCCGTCGGCTGGGGAGCCAGGTGCGGACCCGTCGCCCCCTctccagccgccgccgccgccagcgACGCTGCCGCCtctgccgccgccgctgccgcccccGGGGCCCCTGCAGCCTGGGCTCCATCCGGGCCACCAGTGA
- the FEZF1 gene encoding fez family zinc finger protein 1 isoform X1 has product MDSSCHNATAKMLATAPARGNVMNTSKPLAFSIERIMARTPEPKALPVPHFLQGAVPKGDPKHSLHLNSSIPCMIPFVPVAYDTNPKAGMTGAEPRKASLEAPGAPASAPAAPAFSCSDLLNCALSLKSDLARDALPLQQYKLVRPRVVNHSSFHAMGALCYLNRGDGPCHPAAGVNIHPVASYFLSSPLHPQPKTYLAERNKLVVPAVEKYPSGVAFKDLSQAQLQHYMKESAQLLSEKIAFKTSDFSRGSPNTKPKVFTCEVCGKVFNAHYNLTRHMPVHTGARPFVCKVCGKGFRQASTLCRHKIIHTQEKPHKCNQCGKAFNRSSTLNTHTRIHAGYKPFVCEFCGKGFHQKGNYKNHKLTHSGEKQFKCNICNKAFHQVYNLTFHMHTHNDKKPFTCPTCGKGFCRNFDLKKHVRKLHDSGLGLPRPSAGEPGADPSPPLQPPPPPATLPPLPPPLPPPGPLQPGLHPGHQ; this is encoded by the exons ATGGACAGTAGCTGCCACAACGCGACTGCCAAAATGTTAGCGACTGCTCCGGCCCGGGGCAACGTGATGAACACCTCCAAACCCTTGGCTTTCTCCATCGAAAGAATCATGGCACGCACCCCCGAGCCCAAAGCCCTGCCCGTCCCCCACTTCCTGCAGGGAGCCGTGCCCAAAGGGGACCCCAAGCACTCGCTGCATCTTAACTCGTCGATCCCCTGCATGATCCCCTTCGTGCCTGTGGCGTACGACACGAACCCCAAGGCGGGGATGACGGGCGCAGAGCCCCGAAAGGCGAGTCTCGAGGCTCCGGGGGCCCCGGCCTCAGCACCCGCGGCGCCCGCGTTCAGCTGCAGCGACCTGCTCAACTGCGCGCTGAGTCTCAAGAGTGACCTGGCCCGCGACGCGCTACCGCTGCAGCAGTACAAGCTGGTAAGGCCGCGGGTGGTCAACCATTCCTCCTTCCACGCCATGGGCGCCCTGTGCTACCTGAACCGAGGTGACGGCCCGTGCCACCCGGCGGCCGGCGTCAACATCCACCCGGTGGCCTCCTACTTCCTCAGTTCCCCTTTGCACCCGCAGCCAAAAACGTATTTAGCCGAAAGGAATAAACTGGTGGTCCCGGCGGTGGAGAAGTACCCCTCGGGAGTAGCTTTCAAAGACTTGTCTCAGGCTCAGCTGCAGCACTACATGAAAGAAAGCGCCCAGCTTCTGTCGGAAAAAATAGCATTCAAAACCTCTGACTTCAGCCGAGGCTCTCCTAACACCAAACCCAAAGTTTTCACTTGCGAAGTGTGTGGAAAG GTCTTTAACGCGCACTATAACTTAACCCGTCACATGCCGGTGCACACAGGAGCCAGACCCTTCGTTTGCAAAGTGTGTGGAAAGGGCTTCAGGCAAGCCAGCACCCTGTGCAGACACAAGATCATTCACACCCAG GAAAAACCCCATAAATGTAACCAGTGTGGCAAAGCGTTTAATAGAAGTTCTACTTTAAACACGCATACCCGAATACACGCAGGCTACAAACCGTTTGTGTGTGAATTCTGTGGCAAAGGATTTCATCAAAAAG GGAATTACAAAAACCACAAGCTGACCCACAGCGGGGAGAAGCAGTTCAAGTGCAATATTTGCAACAAGGCTTTCCATCAGGTTTACAACCTCACGTTCCACATGCACACCCACAACGACAAGAAGCCCTTCACCTGCCCCACGTGCGGCAAGGGCTTCTGCCGGAACTTTGACCTCAAGAAGCACGTCCGGAAGCTACACGACAGCGGCCTCGGGCTGCCGCGCCCGTCGGCTGGGGAGCCAGGTGCGGACCCGTCGCCCCCTctccagccgccgccgccgccagcgACGCTGCCGCCtctgccgccgccgctgccgcccccGGGGCCCCTGCAGCCTGGGCTCCATCCGGGCCACCAGTGA